The following proteins are encoded in a genomic region of Arachis stenosperma cultivar V10309 chromosome 4, arast.V10309.gnm1.PFL2, whole genome shotgun sequence:
- the LOC130974244 gene encoding O-fucosyltransferase 27, with the protein MKGEVKMKSKMKWVGLVGLVLSAFSIFTHFLLARFTEMGIAEYQSSVTIFSWRPIFDLQHSPSNSAAYRRLWGPVKRLESLYPDSNPRGYYADPSSQTNGFIFVRIQGGFHDIRNSICDVVVVARLLNTTLVMPEILSTTSSKGISSQFKSFAYLYNEDQFVLSLAKDVKVVRTLPKDLKGARRKKEIPVFRVPYAASPSYYLLRVLPVLKKHSVVEIVISEGGCLQSILPPHFEEYQRLRCRVAFHALRFRQEVQDLSARILQRLRAPGRPFIAFDPGMTREALAYHGCAELFQDVHTELIQHKRSWMIKRGFVKGKLSVNSAEARLKGSCPLMPEEIGILLRAYGYTKDAIIYVSGGEVFGGQRTLIALHAMFENVVDRTSLSTPWELSRLYGQEVNLVNAPPAHPFTEEVKKRAAWKNAGPRPRPLPPPPARPKSYNIEGWWGWVAESDNEPDSTVMELRTNAHKLLWEAIDYAVCVEADVFIPGFDRDGKGHPNFASLVMGHRLYQSAASKTFRPDRKEAVKLVDEIRNHTYQANHTWLTSVRRHLRKTLLDGIIEASNNSKPLSFLSHPVPECSCSRHNANEVSKNSSVPSASQIWTALGVSHQCPAWMDAGPVSQTKDKENEDDLADDDSISGLFFAPSGVNQGGGEAEVGTKEENQFEDQDELEGGER; encoded by the exons ATGAAAGGGGAAGTGAAGATGAAGTCAAAGATGAAATGGGTTGGTCTTGTTGGGCTTGTTCTCTCAGCTTTCTCAATCTTTACACACTTCCTACTTGCCAGATTCACTGAAATGGGCATTGCAGAATACCAATCCTCAGTCACAATCTTCTCTTGGAGACCCATCTTTGACTTACAACATTCTCCTTCAAAT AGTGCCGCATATAGAAGACTATGGGGTCCTGTAAAGCGTCTTGAGTCCTTATATCCTGACTCAAATCCCAGAGGATACTATGCTG ATCCCAGTTCACAAACAAATGGGTTTATTTTTGTCCGGATACAAGGTGGTTTTCATGACATCAGGAATTCG ATATGCGATGTGGTTGTGGTTGCTCGACTTCTTAATACTACATTAGTAATGCCTGAGATCCTATCAACAACCAGCAGCAAGGGAATAAG CTCTCAGTTCAAGAGTTTTGCATACCTATATAATGAGGATCAGTTTGTACTCTCATTAGCAAAAGATGTCAAAGTTGTGAGAACTCTTCCAAAAGATCTCAAGGGAGCAAGGAGGAAGAAGGAGATTCCTGTTTTTAGAGTGCCATATGCAGCATCACCATCTTATTATTTGCTTCGTGTTCTTCCCGTATTAAAGAAGCATTCAGTAGTTGAAATAGTTATCTCTGAAGGTGGATGTTTGCAG TCCATTCTTCCACCACATTTTGAAGAGTACCAGAGGCTAAGATGTCGAGTTGCTTTTCATGCTCTTCGGTTCCGACAAGAAGTCCAGGATCTTTCTGCTAGGATTTTACAGAG GTTAAGAGCCCCAGGTCGACCATTTATTGCCTTTGACCCTGGCATGACTAGAGAGGCTTTAGCATATCACGGTTGCGCTGAGCTTTTCCAG GATGTGCACACTGAACTGATTCAACATAAAAGATCTTGGATGATAAAGCGTGGATTTGTCAAGGGGAAGCTTTCTGTGAACTCAGCTGAAGCAAGGTTGAAAGGTTCTTGTCCTCTAATGCCAGAGGAG ATTGGTATTCTTCTGCGTGCTTATGGATACACAAAGGATGCAATTATATATGTATCCGGAGGAGAAGTCTTTGGTGGTCAAAGAACATTGATTGCTCTTCATGCAATGTTTGAAAATGTAGTTGATAGAACTTCTCTTAGCACCCCTTGGGAGCTGAGTAGACTCTACGGGCAAGAGGTTAACCTAGTTAATGCTCCTCCTGCACATCCTTTCACCGAAGAAGTTAAAAAGCGTGCAGCTTGGAAGAATGCAGGTCCCCGCCCTCGGCCACTTCCTCCACCTCCCGCAAGGCCAAAATCATATAATATAGAGGGTTGGTGGGGTTGGGTAGCAGAAAGCGACAATGAGCCGGATAGCACTGTCATGGAATTAAGGACCAATGCTCATAAATTACTATGGGAGGCTATTGACTATGCGGTTTGTGTTGAAGCTGATGTATTTATCCCTGGATTTGACCGTGACGGTAAGGGGCATCCGAACTTTGCTAGCTTGGTGATGGGTCACAGGCTATATCAGTCAGCTGCATCAAAGACATTTAGACCTGACAG AAAAGAAGCTGTTAAACTTGTAGATGAGATCCGGAACCACACATATCAAGCAAATCATACCTGGCTAACATCAGTTCGAAGGCATTTGAGAAAAACATTACTTGATGGAATTATAGAAGCATCAAATAATTCTAAACCATTATCCTTTCTATCACATCCAGTCCCTGAATGTTCTTGCTCAAGGCACAACGCCAACGAAGTATCAAAGAATTCTTCTGTTCCCTCAGCTTCCCAAATTTGGACAGCTCTTGGTGTTTCTCATCAATGTCCTGCATGGATGGACGCTGGTCCAGTTTCTCAAACAAAAGATAAGGAAAATGAAGACGATCTAGCCGACGATGATTCAATATCTGGATTATTCTTTGCACCAAGTGGTGTAAATCAAGGTGGTGGTGAAGCAGAAGTAGGCACTAAAGAAGAAAATCAATTTGAGGATCAAGATGAACTTGAGGGTGGGGAAAGATGA
- the LOC130974245 gene encoding transcription factor BIM3-like: MARSAKGHQEELDDDDDEHFTADTSSPHKVKLDESNSGKRVNPHRSKHSETEQRRRSKINERFQVLRDLIPQNDQKRDKASFLLEVIEYIQFLQEKLQIYEQTCEGWNQEPTKLIPWRGHHGPAENKADTSQAMQNGSAHEKSDVSPLLPKNVQNPIESDLSTTTIQKGHTIGSAVEAVPLGMQMRLDAFDPVVSSGMPNQHLHQPISNADMSFQIQPQVLFSKPSRGNYMVSDNVLMEHEELTNESESQSISNAYSQGVLDTLTQALQSSGVDLSQTSVSVQIDVGRRSNPGFTPSASSSKVYGNQFVTNRVNYCSEDSDQSLKRLRRDAT, translated from the exons ATGGCTAGGTCTGCCAAAGGCCACCAAGAAGAATTGGACGACGACGACGATGAACACTTCACTGCCGACACCTCTTCTCCTCACAAAG TGAAGTTGGATGAATCAAATAGTGGGAAGAGGGTGAACCCTCATCGTTCGAAGCATTCAGAGACCGAGCAGCGTAGAAGGAGTAAGATTAATGAAAG GTTTCAGGTTCTGAGAGATCTTATTCCTCAAAATGATCAAAAAAGAGATAAGGCTTCCTTTTTGTTGGAG GTTATTGAGTATATTCAGTTTCTGCAGGAAAAACTGCAAATTTATGAACAGACTTGTGAAGGATGGAATCAGGAACCAACGAAATTAATCCCATGG AGAGGTCATCATGGACCTGCAGAAAATAAGGCAGATACTTCTCAAGCTATGCAAAATGGATCTGCTCACGAGAAAAGTGATGTCTCTCCATTATTGCCAAAAAATGTACAGAACCCAATAGAGTCTGACTTGTCAACAACAACTATCCAAAAGGGCCACACCATTGGTTCAGCTGTAGAAGCGGTTCCATTGGGGATGCAAATGAGACTGGATGCATTTGACCCAGTTGTAAGCAGTGGTATGCCAAACCAACATCTGCATCAACCTATATCTAATGCTGATATGTCTTTCCAAATCCAGCCCCAAGTTTTGTTTAGTAAACCAAGCAGGGGCAACTATATGGTTTCGGATAATGTGTTGATGGAACATGAAGAGCTGACGAATGAAAGTGAATCACAAAGCATTTCAAATGCATACTCGCAAGG AGTATTAGATACTCTTACACAAGCTCTGCAGTCTTCAGGAGTGGATCTGTCTCAGACTAGTGTCTCAGTGCAAATTGATGTTGGTAGAAGATCAAATCCGGGCTTTACCCCTTCTGCATCTAGCTCAAAG GTGTATGGAAACCAGTTTGTGACCAATAGAGTTAATTACTGCAgtgaagactctgatcaaagTCTAAAGAGGCTGAGAAGAGATGCAACCTAA